In the genome of Acidimicrobiia bacterium, one region contains:
- a CDS encoding trypsin-like serine protease — protein sequence MKRRILVSLVAALVAVAMAVPVSAITDGELDGDDHPYVGLMVASIGGAPQWRCSGTLLDSTHFLTAGHCTSGADHVEIWFDADVESGIPGNGYPFTGDVGGTPYTHPDYDDNAFFLADLGMVVLDEPVVMSGYGALPAQDVIDGFKRGKKTTFTAVGYGLQLINPVFVQAERVRMVATPHLIMKNVPGFTGDFSILLSNNHSTGGTCFGDSGGPNFIGDTNVIGGVTSFGINGNCAGTGGVYRIDRADDLAWLATFGF from the coding sequence ATGAAGCGAAGAATCCTCGTCTCGCTGGTGGCCGCACTGGTCGCCGTGGCGATGGCGGTCCCGGTGAGCGCCATCACCGATGGTGAGTTGGACGGAGACGACCATCCCTATGTCGGGTTGATGGTGGCATCGATTGGTGGTGCTCCGCAGTGGAGGTGCAGCGGCACACTGCTCGACTCGACCCACTTCCTCACCGCCGGGCACTGCACCAGCGGCGCGGATCACGTCGAGATCTGGTTCGACGCGGATGTCGAGTCCGGGATCCCGGGCAACGGCTATCCGTTCACCGGTGATGTCGGTGGCACCCCGTACACCCACCCGGACTATGACGACAATGCCTTCTTCCTCGCCGATCTGGGCATGGTGGTGCTCGACGAGCCGGTGGTGATGTCCGGGTACGGCGCCCTGCCTGCCCAGGATGTCATCGACGGGTTCAAGAGGGGCAAGAAGACAACGTTCACCGCGGTGGGCTACGGACTACAGCTGATCAATCCGGTGTTCGTGCAGGCGGAGCGGGTGCGAATGGTCGCGACGCCGCATCTGATCATGAAGAACGTCCCCGGTTTCACCGGCGACTTCTCCATCCTGCTGTCGAACAACCACTCGACCGGAGGCACCTGCTTCGGCGACAGCGGCGGACCGAACTTCATCGGTGACACCAACGTCATCGGCGGAGTCACCTCCTTCGGGATCAACGGCAACTGCGCCGGCACCGGCGGTGTCTATCGCATCGACCGCGCCGACGACCTGGCGTGGCTGGCCACTTTCGGGTTCTAG
- a CDS encoding zinc metalloprotease HtpX: protein MRNNFKTVVLMATLGALFVGVGQLIGGTGGATTALVIAGLMNFAMYFFSDKIALAGARAKAVEEHELPQVYQIVRSLAQRQDLPMPKIYLIDSPQPNAFATGRNPSHAAVAVTTGIVALMDHAELEGVLAHELSHVRNRDILIASVAATVAVALSFLVRIAFWTGMGNDRRENNPVSAVVGILAIILAPLAAMVIQMAISRSREYEADRSGAEMTGSPLTLARALARLEEGTSRIPMQVDPSTAQLFIADPLKAFGRRGSGGMGGMTRMFSTHPPIAERIARLEEMAQGGLIR, encoded by the coding sequence ATGCGCAACAACTTCAAGACCGTGGTCCTGATGGCCACCCTGGGAGCCCTCTTCGTCGGCGTAGGCCAGCTCATCGGCGGGACCGGGGGAGCGACCACCGCCCTGGTCATCGCCGGGCTGATGAACTTCGCCATGTACTTCTTCTCCGACAAGATTGCCCTGGCCGGGGCCCGGGCCAAGGCGGTCGAGGAGCACGAGCTGCCGCAGGTGTATCAGATCGTTCGCTCCCTGGCACAGCGCCAGGACCTCCCCATGCCGAAGATCTACCTGATCGACTCCCCGCAGCCCAACGCATTCGCCACCGGGCGCAACCCGTCGCACGCCGCCGTTGCGGTGACGACCGGGATCGTCGCCCTCATGGACCACGCCGAACTGGAAGGCGTCCTCGCCCACGAGCTGTCGCACGTGCGCAATCGGGACATCCTCATCGCCTCGGTGGCCGCCACCGTGGCCGTGGCCCTGTCCTTCCTGGTGCGGATCGCCTTCTGGACCGGGATGGGGAACGACCGGCGCGAGAACAACCCGGTGTCGGCGGTGGTGGGGATCCTGGCCATCATCCTCGCCCCGCTGGCGGCCATGGTCATCCAGATGGCCATCAGCCGCTCCCGGGAGTACGAGGCGGACCGCAGCGGTGCCGAGATGACCGGCTCGCCTCTGACACTCGCCCGGGCACTCGCCCGCCTCGAGGAGGGCACCTCCCGGATCCCGATGCAGGTCGACCCCTCCACCGCCCAGCTGTTCATCGCCGACCCCCTCAAGGCGTTCGGCCGGCGGGGCTCGGGTGGGATGGGCGGGATGACCCGGATGTTCTCCACCCACCCGCCCATCGCCGAGCGGATCGCCCGCCTCGAGGAGATGGCCCAGGGCGGGCTCATCCGTTAG
- a CDS encoding site-2 protease family protein, with protein MTGNGIKLGRWFGIEVTIDLSWLVIAFLVSWSFYSVYITEFPTLQTSRAIVLGGSTALLFFLSVLLHELSHSVVARSLGIPVEGITLFVFGGVTRTTQEARSPGQELAVAIVGPLTSVALAGIFWALVELTGDLFAPSVAFGLGYLGWINLAVGVFNMLPGFPLDGGRVLRSILWKATGSAGRATTAAAGAGRVLGAMLIAVGILVVFGGNLGGLWYAAIGWFLMQAATGAGQEVVLQRMLRGVTAGDLMSPNPVTLPATATLRDAVDDHFLRYDHSAFPVEDETGAIVGILTLRAVRQVPRDQWELRQAWAAMTPIEDACTVGGDLPMDEVLQRLREHDHERVLVVESGRVVGIITARDITRWVRRSDELGLEVPTDA; from the coding sequence ATGACCGGGAACGGGATCAAACTGGGCAGATGGTTCGGGATCGAGGTCACCATCGACCTCTCCTGGCTGGTGATCGCCTTCCTCGTCTCCTGGTCCTTCTACTCGGTGTACATCACCGAGTTCCCGACCCTGCAGACCTCGCGCGCCATCGTCCTCGGTGGCTCGACCGCCCTCCTCTTCTTCCTCTCGGTGCTGCTCCACGAGCTGAGCCATTCGGTCGTGGCGCGCTCGCTGGGGATCCCGGTCGAAGGGATCACCCTGTTCGTGTTCGGCGGGGTCACCCGCACCACCCAGGAGGCGCGCTCACCCGGTCAGGAGCTGGCGGTGGCCATCGTCGGCCCCCTGACGAGTGTCGCCCTCGCCGGGATCTTCTGGGCGCTCGTCGAGCTCACGGGTGACCTGTTCGCCCCTTCGGTCGCATTCGGACTGGGCTACCTGGGATGGATCAACCTGGCGGTGGGCGTGTTCAACATGCTCCCCGGATTCCCGCTCGACGGTGGGCGGGTGCTGCGGTCCATCCTGTGGAAGGCGACCGGGTCGGCCGGCCGGGCCACCACGGCAGCCGCCGGAGCGGGCCGGGTGCTGGGTGCCATGCTGATCGCCGTCGGCATCCTGGTGGTGTTCGGCGGAAACCTGGGAGGGCTCTGGTACGCCGCCATCGGATGGTTCCTCATGCAGGCGGCGACCGGGGCCGGGCAGGAGGTGGTGCTGCAGCGCATGCTGCGCGGCGTCACCGCAGGCGACCTGATGTCGCCGAATCCGGTCACACTTCCGGCGACGGCGACGCTGCGCGACGCCGTCGACGACCACTTCCTCCGCTACGACCACTCCGCCTTCCCGGTCGAGGACGAGACCGGCGCAATCGTCGGGATCCTCACCCTGCGGGCGGTGCGGCAGGTGCCGCGAGATCAATGGGAGCTGCGCCAGGCGTGGGCGGCGATGACTCCGATCGAGGATGCCTGCACCGTCGGCGGCGACCTGCCCATGGACGAGGTGCTGCAGCGCCTGCGTGAGCACGACCACGAGCGGGTGCTGGTCGTCGAGTCGGGTCGCGTGGTCGGGATCATCACGGCGCGCGACATCACCCGCTGGGTGCGGCGGTCCGACGAGCTCGGCCTGGAGGTCCCGACCGACGCCTGA
- the tuf gene encoding elongation factor Tu translates to MGKEKFERSKPHVNVGTMGHIDHGKTTLTAAITKVLSESGVGGTSFTAFDQIDKAPEERERGITIAIAHVEYETENRHYAHVDMPGHADYVKNMITGAAQVDGAILVVSAADGPMPQTREHVLLARQVGVPYIVVFLNKVDMVDDPELLDLVELEVRELLSAYEFPGDEVPVVRGSALKALEGDAEAAGQVLELMAAVDSYVPEPQRAVDKPFQMPVEDVFSITGRGTVVTGRVEQGMLTVGSEVEIVGIRATQKSTVTGVEMFRKLLDEARAGDNVGLLLRGVGKEDVERGQVVCAPGSITPHTEFDAQVYVLTKEEGGRHNPFFSGYRPQFYFRTTDVTGSIELPGGTEMVMPGDNTEMRVTLLNPIAMDEGLRFAIREGGRTVGAGRVVKIHK, encoded by the coding sequence ATGGGTAAGGAGAAGTTTGAGCGGTCGAAGCCTCATGTGAATGTGGGGACGATGGGTCATATCGATCATGGGAAGACGACGTTGACGGCTGCGATCACGAAGGTGTTGTCGGAGTCGGGTGTTGGGGGGACGTCGTTTACGGCGTTTGATCAGATCGATAAGGCTCCTGAGGAGCGTGAGCGTGGGATCACGATCGCGATTGCTCATGTGGAGTATGAGACGGAGAATCGGCATTACGCGCATGTGGATATGCCGGGTCATGCTGATTATGTGAAGAACATGATCACGGGTGCGGCTCAGGTGGATGGGGCGATTCTGGTGGTGTCGGCTGCTGATGGTCCGATGCCCCAGACCCGGGAGCATGTGTTGTTGGCGCGTCAGGTGGGTGTGCCTTACATCGTGGTGTTCTTGAACAAGGTCGACATGGTCGATGATCCCGAGTTGTTGGATCTGGTGGAGTTGGAGGTTCGGGAGCTGTTGTCGGCTTATGAGTTCCCGGGTGATGAGGTTCCGGTGGTTCGGGGGTCGGCGTTGAAGGCGCTCGAGGGTGATGCCGAGGCTGCGGGTCAGGTCCTGGAGTTGATGGCTGCTGTGGATTCGTATGTTCCTGAGCCTCAGCGTGCTGTGGATAAGCCGTTTCAGATGCCGGTTGAGGATGTGTTTTCGATCACGGGTCGGGGCACGGTTGTGACCGGGCGTGTGGAGCAGGGCATGTTGACGGTGGGTTCGGAGGTGGAGATCGTTGGTATTCGTGCGACGCAGAAGTCCACGGTGACCGGGGTCGAGATGTTCCGCAAGCTGTTGGATGAGGCTCGTGCTGGTGACAATGTGGGGTTGTTGTTGCGGGGGGTGGGTAAGGAGGATGTGGAGCGGGGTCAGGTGGTGTGTGCTCCTGGTTCGATCACTCCTCATACCGAGTTCGATGCTCAGGTGTATGTGTTGACCAAGGAGGAGGGTGGTCGTCACAATCCGTTCTTTTCGGGGTATCGGCCGCAGTTCTATTTCCGGACGACGGATGTGACCGGGTCGATCGAGTTGCCTGGGGGTACCGAGATGGTGATGCCTGGTGACAACACCGAGATGCGGGTGACGTTGTTGAACCCGATTGCCATGGACGAGGGTCTGCGGTTCGCCATCCGTGAGGGTGGCCGTACCGTGGGCGCCGGCCGCGTCGTCAAGATCCACAAGTAG
- the rpmG gene encoding 50S ribosomal protein L33, protein MPSDKRPPITLACETCKRRNYVTTKNKGNTRERIELMKYCRFCRQHTAHKETR, encoded by the coding sequence ATGCCTTCCGACAAGAGGCCGCCGATCACGCTCGCCTGCGAGACGTGCAAGCGGCGCAACTACGTCACGACCAAGAACAAGGGAAACACGCGTGAGCGGATCGAGCTGATGAAGTACTGCCGCTTCTGCCGTCAGCACACCGCCCACAAGGAGACCCGCTAA
- a CDS encoding MaoC/PaaZ C-terminal domain-containing protein encodes MARLDTLVGRRFGPATFRVTPERVAAFVEATRSDSERWSEHAPPMLANAVLFAVAPRFLEDPEVVGYTRSLIHSEQSFTWSRALSTGEELTIEAVVESVRSRGPLHLVGFGLTAGSSTGPWLVSSSVFVMAEGAAASAGEEREPGVGEGSTPAPSPGVLPLPDPGEGLPWVDRGASRADLVRYAAATGDWNPIHWDHESARDAGLPGTIVHGLLMASWLADAATRHSPGPHPLHEIALRFRSPLRPATPARAGGTVTSRGPGSAVLDLVLESGAGDRLVTARARVTA; translated from the coding sequence ATGGCACGCCTCGACACCTTGGTCGGGCGCAGGTTCGGGCCGGCCACGTTCCGGGTCACTCCGGAGCGAGTGGCCGCCTTCGTGGAGGCCACACGCTCCGACTCCGAGAGGTGGTCCGAGCACGCCCCGCCGATGCTGGCCAACGCCGTCCTCTTCGCTGTGGCTCCACGCTTCTTGGAGGATCCGGAGGTCGTCGGATACACCCGATCCCTGATCCACTCCGAGCAATCGTTCACCTGGTCGCGGGCCTTGTCCACGGGCGAAGAGTTGACGATCGAGGCCGTCGTGGAGTCGGTTCGATCGCGTGGACCGCTGCACCTCGTCGGGTTCGGCCTCACTGCGGGATCGTCCACCGGGCCGTGGCTGGTGTCGTCGTCGGTGTTCGTGATGGCCGAAGGCGCCGCCGCCAGTGCCGGCGAGGAGCGGGAACCTGGTGTCGGCGAGGGTTCGACGCCGGCGCCGTCGCCAGGAGTTCTACCCCTTCCCGATCCCGGCGAGGGCCTCCCGTGGGTCGATCGCGGTGCCTCCCGGGCCGATCTGGTCAGGTACGCCGCAGCCACCGGTGATTGGAACCCGATCCACTGGGACCACGAGTCGGCGCGTGACGCGGGTCTGCCGGGGACAATCGTGCATGGACTCCTGATGGCTTCCTGGCTGGCCGATGCCGCCACCCGCCACTCACCTGGGCCCCACCCCCTTCACGAGATCGCGCTGCGTTTCCGCAGCCCGCTGCGTCCGGCGACGCCCGCCCGCGCCGGTGGGACCGTCACCTCGAGGGGTCCGGGCTCGGCGGTGCTCGATCTGGTGCTCGAGTCGGGTGCCGGCGATCGACTGGTGACGGCTCGGGCTCGGGTAACGGCATGA
- a CDS encoding sigma-70 family RNA polymerase sigma factor, whose product MTGNGVESEEALVERARRGDVEAFGELVWRYRDSVYTLAVRLVGPDLAPDVTQESLIRAWRAMPRFRGDAALGTWLHRITVNTAWTMRRRASRHEAIQLEDTIPDPGRGPEHAGVMVGIRAELRDALERLTPGQRAVVVLRDIYGWSHSEIGRELGITQTTSKVRLHRARRRLREILESSR is encoded by the coding sequence ATGACCGGGAACGGGGTCGAATCCGAGGAAGCTCTCGTCGAGCGGGCGCGTCGCGGTGACGTGGAGGCGTTCGGCGAACTGGTATGGAGGTATCGCGACTCCGTGTACACGCTCGCAGTGAGGCTGGTGGGGCCCGATCTCGCCCCTGATGTGACCCAGGAGTCCCTGATCCGCGCCTGGCGGGCGATGCCCCGGTTTCGGGGCGATGCCGCCTTGGGGACCTGGCTTCACCGGATCACAGTGAACACCGCCTGGACGATGCGTCGCCGGGCGAGTAGGCACGAGGCGATCCAGCTGGAGGACACCATCCCCGATCCCGGGCGCGGCCCGGAGCACGCCGGGGTCATGGTCGGGATTCGTGCCGAACTCAGGGATGCGCTGGAGCGTCTCACACCGGGCCAGCGGGCGGTGGTCGTGCTCCGTGACATCTACGGGTGGAGTCACTCCGAGATCGGGCGGGAGCTCGGCATCACCCAGACCACCTCCAAGGTGCGCCTCCATCGGGCGCGGCGCCGGCTGCGCGAGATCCTGGAGTCCTCCCGATGA
- the secE gene encoding preprotein translocase subunit SecE, which produces MNRELRRLQAKEEERAKERRAAAVQQRRRKQRVGFRQFVSEVRTELKRVAWPSRREVVTFTLVTLITAGFVTAFTFGLDITFKQAMLKLLELR; this is translated from the coding sequence ATGAATCGAGAACTGCGCCGATTGCAGGCGAAGGAAGAGGAGAGGGCCAAGGAACGTCGGGCTGCCGCAGTGCAGCAGCGGCGGCGCAAGCAGCGCGTCGGCTTTCGCCAGTTCGTCTCCGAGGTGCGTACCGAACTGAAGCGAGTGGCCTGGCCCAGCCGACGCGAGGTGGTCACCTTCACGCTGGTGACCCTGATCACGGCCGGGTTCGTCACCGCCTTCACGTTTGGTCTCGACATCACCTTCAAACAGGCGATGCTCAAGCTGTTGGAGCTGCGATGA
- the nusG gene encoding transcription termination/antitermination protein NusG, producing the protein MSDENEVLSDADANPDNPFARAAALLAAAVATEERSEPETEEASEPEEAVEVDSAGIAEPDAAAEAEPAAATDRAPAGSAAPDADESDAAAPALPASPYDLPGSWFVIHCYSGYENKVKANLATRIKSMHMEDSIFDVAIPMEDVVEIKGGRKVTIPRKQFPGYLLVRMYLDDESWSVVRNTPGVTGFVGSGIRPNPLSRREVERILGVRKDEEKKAPRFKPDWEVGETVRVIDGPFADFNGVIEDINLDQSKVRVLVDIFGRETPVELNFEQIQKF; encoded by the coding sequence ATGAGCGACGAGAACGAGGTCCTCTCGGACGCCGACGCCAATCCGGACAATCCGTTCGCCCGCGCTGCGGCCCTGCTGGCAGCGGCGGTCGCCACCGAAGAGCGGTCGGAGCCCGAGACCGAGGAGGCTTCCGAGCCGGAGGAGGCAGTGGAGGTCGATTCCGCAGGGATCGCCGAGCCGGATGCCGCGGCGGAGGCCGAGCCTGCGGCCGCGACCGACCGGGCACCGGCTGGTTCGGCCGCGCCCGACGCCGACGAGTCCGATGCGGCGGCTCCCGCGCTTCCGGCGAGCCCTTACGATCTCCCCGGCTCGTGGTTCGTGATCCACTGCTACAGCGGGTACGAGAACAAGGTGAAGGCCAACCTGGCGACCCGCATCAAGTCGATGCACATGGAGGATTCGATCTTCGACGTGGCAATTCCCATGGAGGATGTCGTCGAGATCAAGGGGGGGCGCAAGGTCACCATCCCCCGCAAACAGTTCCCCGGCTACCTGCTGGTGCGCATGTACCTGGACGACGAGTCCTGGAGCGTGGTCCGCAACACGCCAGGGGTGACCGGCTTCGTCGGCTCCGGCATCCGTCCCAACCCGCTCTCGCGGCGCGAAGTGGAGCGCATCCTCGGCGTGCGCAAGGACGAGGAGAAGAAGGCGCCTCGCTTCAAGCCCGACTGGGAGGTGGGGGAGACCGTCCGGGTCATCGATGGGCCGTTCGCCGACTTCAACGGTGTCATCGAGGACATCAACCTCGACCAGTCGAAGGTGCGGGTGTTGGTCGACATCTTCGGCCGGGAGACCCCGGTCGAGCTCAACTTCGAGCAGATCCAGAAGTTCTGA
- the rplK gene encoding 50S ribosomal protein L11, whose product MGRKRVAAILKLQIPAGQATPAPPVGPALGQHAVNIMDFVKAYNAATESQIGTIVPVEITVYEDRSFTFVTKTPPAAVMLRQAARVEKGSATPHTEKVGSVTRDQVRHIAETKLVDLNANDIDGAMKIIEGTARSMGIMVEG is encoded by the coding sequence ATGGGCCGTAAGCGGGTAGCCGCCATCCTCAAGCTTCAGATTCCGGCGGGCCAGGCGACGCCGGCGCCGCCGGTGGGTCCGGCGTTGGGCCAGCACGCCGTGAACATCATGGATTTCGTCAAGGCGTACAACGCGGCGACGGAGAGCCAGATCGGCACGATCGTGCCCGTCGAGATCACGGTGTACGAGGACCGGTCCTTCACCTTCGTGACCAAGACGCCGCCCGCAGCCGTGATGCTGCGCCAGGCGGCTCGCGTCGAGAAGGGATCGGCGACGCCGCACACCGAGAAGGTGGGCAGCGTCACCCGCGATCAGGTTCGCCACATCGCCGAGACCAAGCTGGTGGATCTGAACGCCAACGACATCGACGGGGCCATGAAGATCATCGAGGGCACCGCCCGTTCGATGGGAATCATGGTGGAGGGTTAG
- the rplA gene encoding 50S ribosomal protein L1, with protein MSKKRVDATKKFDRETHYGPLQAIDLVKQLASANFDETVEATFVLGIDPKQADQGVRGTVSLPQGTGKAVKVAVFASGEDARAAREAGADLVGDSDLLAAVESGQQALDWDVTIAHPSLMSEVGKLGKALGPRGLMPNPKAGTVTPDVGKAVTEFKGGRVEYRNDRYGNVAVGIGKVSFEPSQLRENLSALVSELNRVKPSAAKGRFLRKLALSSTMGPGIRVDVTALDELKD; from the coding sequence ATGAGCAAGAAGCGTGTCGATGCGACGAAGAAGTTCGATCGCGAGACCCACTACGGGCCGCTCCAGGCCATCGACCTGGTCAAGCAGTTGGCCTCGGCCAACTTCGACGAGACCGTCGAGGCGACCTTCGTGCTCGGGATCGATCCCAAGCAGGCAGACCAGGGGGTGAGGGGCACCGTTTCCCTGCCCCAGGGCACCGGAAAGGCCGTGAAGGTGGCGGTGTTCGCCTCAGGTGAGGACGCTCGCGCCGCGCGCGAGGCGGGTGCCGATCTGGTCGGCGACTCCGACCTGCTGGCCGCCGTCGAGTCGGGGCAGCAGGCGCTCGACTGGGACGTCACCATCGCCCATCCGTCGCTCATGTCCGAGGTCGGGAAACTGGGCAAGGCCCTCGGCCCCCGCGGTCTGATGCCGAACCCCAAGGCCGGGACGGTCACACCGGACGTCGGCAAGGCGGTCACCGAGTTCAAGGGCGGGCGCGTGGAGTACCGCAACGACCGCTATGGGAACGTCGCAGTGGGGATCGGCAAGGTTTCGTTCGAACCGTCGCAGCTCCGGGAGAACCTGTCGGCACTGGTGTCCGAGCTCAACAGGGTCAAGCCGTCCGCCGCCAAGGGCCGCTTCCTTCGCAAGCTGGCCCTGTCCTCGACGATGGGACCGGGAATCCGGGTCGACGTGACCGCCCTGGACGAGCTCAAGGACTGA